From the Fulvia fulva chromosome 2, complete sequence genome, one window contains:
- a CDS encoding Virginiamycin B lyase, translating into MAKLALLLALTASAIAQNAAPGTTKFVQGDPARFTYTDMLTPLSLPCDVSEGPDNNIYVQALIGKITRYNYKTGALKEFDIPFTSPIFPNVTLPFLLPDQTKAVFLSCAIRNGYDGKMYFSNGNRNQLVQFNVETEEIKVFTPPGLLSIIGNVQPFNDITTAPDGVYFTQTTMNTIAKFDYNTQRITYIPVPTLLSVPLGIFYAKDGGVWFVETVGQKVGRLDRATQEITEYPIPLPLGAGPIVMRAETTAPNGDNLLWFAAIIGSSLCSVNQQSKEILCYLENVGSTAQQVAQDYQDNVWISHTTQNTLGVFNPSFKNFTEVVMPGTIAATPVSLPLYGGTGIYGKPVGNPFTRGTGNGIWFTQLVANRLVRYDLEGLRY; encoded by the exons ATGGCCAAACTCGCTCTCTTGCTGGCCTTGACGGCCTCAGCAATTGCCCAGAATGCAGCACCGGGAACGACAAAGTTCGTGCAAGGCGATCCAGCACGATTCACATACACGGATATGCTCACGCCCTTGTCATTGCCATGCGATGTGTCCGAAGGCCCAGACAACAACATCTACGTTCAAGCATTGATTGGAAAGATTACTCGATACAACTACAAGACTGGCGCTCTCAAGGAGTTCGATATTCCCTTCACGTCTCCAATCTTCCCGAACGTCACCCTTCCATTCCTACTGCCAGACCAGACCAAAGCAGTTTTCCTGTCATGCGCGATTCGTAACGGCTATGATGGCAAGATGTACTTCAGCAACGGCAACAGGAACCAGCTTGTTCAGTTCAATGTTGAGACTGAGGAGATCAAAGTATTCACACCTCCCG GCCTTCTCTCAATCATCGGCAACGTCCAGCCTTTCAACGACATCACCACCGCCCCAGACGGCGTCTACTTCACGCAAACAACCATGAACACAATCGCCAAATTCGACTACAACACCCAGAGGATCACCTACATCCCCGTCCCAACCCTCCTCTCCGTCCCACTCGGCATCTTCTACGCCAAAGACGGCGGCGTTTGGTTCGTCGAGACAGTCG GCCAAAAAGTCGGCCGCCTCGACCGCGCCACCCAAGAAATTACCGAATACCCCATCCCCCTCCCCCTCGGCGCCGGCCCCATCGTCATGCGCGCCGAAACCACCGCCCCCAACGGCGACAACCTCCTCTGGTTCGCCGCAATCATCGGCTCCTCCCTCTGCAGCGTAAACCAGCAATCGAAAGAAATCCTCTGCTACCTCGAGAACGTCGGCTCAACAGCGCAGCAAGTCGCCCAAGATTACCAAGACAACGTCTGGATCAGCCACACCACGCAGAATACGCTGGGGGTGTTTAATCCGAGTTTTAAGAATTTTACTGAGGTGGTAATGCCGGGGACTATTGCGGCAACGCCGGTGAGTTTGCCGCTTTATGGGGGGACGGGGATTTATGGGAAGCCCGTGGGGAATCCGTTTACGAGGGGGACGGGGAATGGTATTTGGTTTACGCAGTTGGTCGCGAATCGGTTGGTGAGGTATGATTTGGAGGGGTTGAGGTATTGA
- a CDS encoding Cullin-associated NEDD8-dissociated protein 1, C-terminal part: MSSSTVPQNPTSHNVASLLPKLHDADCDIRFMTLNDLNSMLTNGNATFLAHDYTTCAKVVDGLLHTLNDTHGDVQQQALKCLGPFVNKAPEAILCPTIEKVSTIKTDSSIDTTIPALSLRAIVVALPHPVPGLPRSQKLLDAYNAVSKALIPRLVGRVVLALPKPGPPPPKGMLQEDLETGNDSNTLDVLEEVAKCFGPMLQDAEVDALQQITMTILEGERCGTVMKKKAVAALAALAPYFNDGLLSQHVSSTIEKLRQPHLTSQQRKLYLTVYGSLARSIPQQFGPYLKTLAPFVLSPLSQLELDQQRQAEQDAEGERDVAMEEVREAALVAIESFMKSCAQDMRAYTKDVVEACLRFLKYDPNVADDDDEEMEEEEEEDDEFAADEDFEEETGFDDEDDVSWKVRKSSAKALHAVVATLDPNDPAIYGQIAPALIARFKEREESVRNEVISTLAFLITKSGSSVASKRDEHVLQPQSRKRRRGFSDSLGSDLHAQQAVMNGYASPSTPPPVDNATKGLARINPDVVKAVSKLLKSSTVPTKQGVISLLKDMVKAQQGGLSESADLVIDPVVETMSGSAGPISNASGNVLRVEALGLLRAIAEMHSSKVIQPHLKKIIPALVAAAKDRFARVSTEAFATIEVYIKALTPPRSAASMTGDVLTKLYQVITNRISAQDTDTDVRRKAVQALGLLIGRTSGASASSLLSQDDRFAGQQLIADRLKNELTRLACVRAVDTIAVLAQSKKDFKPDFIEAASLELGAQLRKSDRALRGASLSALRMLAINSASRECISDKAVSELVELLVPLLGTQDLHMMAPALVVLAAFAKDRPALVAIPSVINGICTIVQSPLSGPALDSLITCVEAIGHAGAGQGLMSALLDVATQGDTDVTGQVIGTLLVSGGSSIGVGLDAFAEELEQTQESKRCLALSVMGEAGLRLGTTSPLPPSSFVPYFDDSSEKVKLAAAVALGRAGAGHVQNYLPSILNAMAQGRQYLLLHSVKELLQHNNAEDEIRPYTKKLWDNVIAFGQAEDNKVVGAEVIGRLAIIDPASYLPQLQSYLSNQNPIIRGMVISALRYVFSDTDSAYNGNVQASAVPMLATMLSEPLLENQRLALATFSGALQHKPDLVLPHLSELLPPVMQATVIRPELIREVQMGPFKHKVDDGLEMRKAAYESLYALLDSPASRARLDISTYYDRVVAGVGDEHEIKILCCLVLGKLINIAPTESQRRLDALAQQFRNVLAFKPKDTAVKQELEKLAEQQKAVVKVSVLFNKNFANESADGSRAWKDYSDWVRKDFTNLVKAAEDELRSSS; the protein is encoded by the coding sequence ATGTCGTCCAGCACCGTGCCACAGAACCCAACGAGCCATAATGTGGCCTCGTTGCTACCCAAGCTGCACGATGCCGACTGCGACATCCGATTCATGACCCTCAACGACCTGAACAGCATGCTCACCAACGGCAACGCCACATTTCTCGCACACGACTACACCACATGCGCAAAGGTGGTCGACGGCCTGCTCCACACCCTCAACGACACCCACGGAGACGTCCAGCAGCAGGCGCTCAAGTGCCTTGGGCCATTCGTCAACAAAGCACCCGAGGCCATCCTCTGCCCCACCATTGAGAAAGTCAGCACCATCAAGACTGACAGCTCCATCGACACCACCATCCCCGCCCTGTCCCTTCGAGCCATCGTGGTCGCGCTTCCTCACCCAGTGCCGGGCCTACCGAGAAGTCAGAAGCTTCTGGACGCCTACAATGCCGTGAGCAAGGCTCTCATACCGCGTTTGGTGGGCAGAGTCGTCCTTGCACTGCCAAAGCCAGGCCCGCCACCCCCAAAGGGCATGCTGCAGGAGGATCTCGAGACGGGCAACGACAGCAACACGCTCGATGTGTTGGAAGAGGTGGCCAAATGCTTTGGGCCCATGCTACAAGATGCAGAGGTTGACGCTCTGCAACAGATCACCATGACCATACTCGAAGGAGAGCGCTGCGGTACGGTGATGAAGAAGAAGGCCGTGGCCGCATTGGCAGCACTCGCTCCATACTTCAACGACGGCTTGCTGTCGCAACATGTTAGCTCGACGATTGAGAAGCTACGACAACCACATCTCACCAGCCAGCAACGTAAGCTCTACCTTACTGTTTACGGCAGCCTGGCTCGTTCAATACCACAGCAATTCGGTCCATACCTCAAGACGCTTGCGCCGTTTGTGCTGTCTCCACTTAGTCAACTGGAACTTGACCAGCAGCGGCAGGCGGAGCAGGACGCCGAGGGCGAGCGAGATGTTGCCATGGAGGAAGTTCGTGAGGCGGCACTTGTCGCCATCGAGAGCTTCATGAAGTCGTGCGCTCAGGACATGCGTGCATATACCAAGGACGTTGTCGAAGCTTGCCTGCGTTTCCTCAAATACGACCCGAACGTTGCGGACGATGACGATGAGGAGATGGAAGAAGAAGAGGAAGAGGACGATGAGTTCGCTGCCGATGAAGACTTCGAGGAAGAGACGGGTTTCGATGATGAAGATGATGTGAGCTGGAAGGTCCGCAAGAGCTCGGCAAAAGCACTACACGCTGTGGTCGCCACGCTCGACCCCAATGACCCAGCCATATATGGTCAGATCGCTCCAGCCTTGATTGCCCGCTTCAAGGAGAGGGAGGAGAGCGTGCGGAATGAAGTCATCTCAACACTGGCGTTCCTCATCACAAAGTCTGGCTCTAGCGTCGCGTCGAAGCGCGATGAGCACGTCCTCCAGCCacagagcaggaagaggagACGAGGATTTAGTGATTCCCTGGGCTCTGATCTTCATGCTCAGCAGGCTGTCATGAACGGTTACGCATCACCATCTACGCCTCCCCCTGTCGACAACGCCACCAAGGGCCTCGCGAGAATCAATCCTGATGTCGTCAAGGCTGTCTCGAAGCTGCTCAAGTCGAGTACAGTGCCCACCAAGCAGGGTGTGATCTCCCTTCTCAAGGATATGGTCAAGGCTCAACAAGGCGGACTATCCGAGTCTGCTGACCTTGTGATCGATCCTGTGGTGGAAACCATGAGCGGAAGTGCTGGGCCGATTTCAAACGCATCAGGCAATGTCCTTCGAGTTGAGGCCCTTGGTCTTCTGCGCGCTATCGCCGAGATGCACTCGAGCAAGGTCATCCAGCCCCATCTCAAGAAGATTATCCCCGCCCTCGTGGCTGCTGCGAAGGACCGTTTTGCTAGAGTCTCTACGGAAGCATTCGCTACCATTGAGGTCTACATCAAGGCGCTGACACCACCGCGTTCTGCGGCAAGCATGACTGGCGATGTACTCACCAAGCTCTACCAGGTCATCACCAATCGTATCTCTGCACAAGATACCGACACAGACGTGCGGAGAAAGGCTGTGCAAGCACTCGGTCTACTCATTGGTCGCACATCCGGCGCAAGTGCTTCGAGTCTGCTTTCACAGGACGATCGGTTTGCCGGTCAGCAGCTCATTGCGGACCGACTCAAGAACGAGCTCACGCGCCTCGCCTGCGTTCGTGCTGTAGACACAATAGCCGTCCTGGCGCAGAGCAAGAAAGACTTCAAGCCGGACTTCATCGAGGCAGCTTCGCTCGAGCTTGGCGCGCAGCTCCGCAAGTCTGATCGGGCTCTTCGCGGCGCTAGCTTGAGCGCACTGCGAATGCTCGCTATCAACTCTGCATCGCGCGAGTGCATTAGCGACAAAGCTGTGAGCGAGCTTGTCGAGCTACTCGTACCGCTCCTGGGAACTCAGGACCTGCATATGATGGCACCCGCTCTTGTTGTTCTGGCAGCTTTCGCCAAAGACAGGCCTGCTCTGGTGGCGATTCCCAGTGTCATCAACGGAATCTGCACCATTGTACAGTCGCCACTCTCAGGTCCTGCACTCGACTCCCTCATCACTTGTGTAGAGGCCATCGGGCACGCCGGCGCCGGTCAAGGTCTGATGTCAGCTCTGCTTGATGTTGCGACTCAAGGCGATACCGATGTAACAGGCCAGGTCATTGGTACTCTTCTTGTCTCTGGTGGCAGCAGCATTGGTGTAGGCCTCGATGCGTTCGCCGAGGAGCTTGAGCAGACGCAAGAGTCGAAGAGATGCCTTGCACTCTCCGTGATGGGCGAGGCAGGACTTCGACTGGGTACCACCAGCCCTCTGCCGCCCAGCAGCTTCGTGCCCTACTTCGACGACTCGTCTGAGAAGGTCAAATTGGCGGCTGCAGTCGCACTTGGTCGTGCTGGTGCTGGTCACGTCCAGAATTACTTGCCATCAATTCTGAACGCCATGGCTCAAGGTCGCCAATATCTTCTACTGCACTCGGTCAAGGAACTGCTGCAGCACAATAACGCAGAAGACGAGATCCGTCCGTACACCAAGAAGCTGTGGGACAACGTTATCGCCTTCGGTCAGGCGGAAGATAACAAAGTTGTTGGAGCTGAAGTCATTGGCCGACTTGCCATTATCGATCCTGCTTCGTATCTGCCACAGCTACAGAGCTATTTATCCAATCAGAACCCTATCATTCGCGGCATGGTCATCTCAGCACTTCGCTACGTCTTCTCGGACACGGATAGCGCGTACAACGGCAATGTCCAGGCATCTGCGGTCCCCATGCTTGCCACCATGCTCAGCGAACCACTACTAGAGAACCAGCGTCTTGCTCTGGCAACCTTCAGTGGTGCTTTGCAACACAAGCCTGATTTGGTCCTGCCGCATCTGTCTGAACTGCTGCCGCCAGTAATGCAGGCGACGGTTATTCGGCCAGAGCTCATTCGCGAAGTGCAGATGGGACCATTCAAGCACAAGGTGGACGATGGACTCGAGATGCGAAAGGCCGCCTACGAGTCATTGTATGCCTTACTGGATTCGCCTGCTTCCCGTGCTCGTCTCGACATCTCGACCTACTACGATCGTGTTGTGGCTGGTGTTGGCGATGAGCATGAGATTAAGATTCTTTGCTGTCTGGTGCTTGGCAAGCTCATTAACATTGCTCCAACAGAGTCGCAACGCCGTCTCGATGCCTTGGCTCAGCAGTTCCGCAACGTTCTCGCGTTCAAGCCAAAGGACACTGCTGTCAAGCAGGAGCTCGAGAAACTCGCGGAACAGCAGAAGGCAGTGGTCAAGGTCTCTGTACTGTTCAACAAGAATTTTGCCAACGAGAGCGCTGATGGCAGTCGTGCCTGGAAGGACTATTCGGACTGGGTCAGGAAGGATTTCACTAATCTAGTCAAGGCTGCAGAGGACGAGCTCCGAAGCAGCTCTTAG